From the genome of Mauremys reevesii isolate NIE-2019 linkage group 24, ASM1616193v1, whole genome shotgun sequence:
CGGGAGTTTTGCGAGGGAGTTtacgggcgggggtgggggagggtggcgCTAGATACACTTAATATTCCTTAAACGTAAAGCCCAAATCACCCCCAATAGAAAGAAAACAACAGAGGAAGGAGCTTTGGGAGTAAAAAGAcgatgcaggcagaagtccagcaaccgGGTGGGAACTACCCGGCTGATTGCACCCAGTGCAGCATGTCTGATGACCCGCACCATGAGCAGGTGGCGTATGGGTGcgttcggtgcaaggagctcctggccctcagagaccacgtacggaGTCTGGAGACCAGAGgggctgagctggaggagctgagggagacagaggtacatagatgagactttctgggacacagtagaacGGTCCCACCCCCGGTCTcccagcctctgtgctgctgagggggatgaaagcctcagggaaggagaacgtCCAACTGGAGAAGACGATGAGGTGGTTTCCTCTCGCCCTGAGGACACCTtgccgggggagggaactccagttattaggaagaggaAGGTATTAGTAATAGgtgattcgattattagaaacatacatagctgggtttgtgatgagtGGGAGAACCGCacggtgacttgcctgcctggggcgaaggttgcagatctctcgagacatctGAATAGACGTATGTGtactgctggggaggagccggtggtcgtggtacatgtaggtaccagtgacatggGGAAGGACAGGAGAGGGGTCCTGGAggtcaaatttaggctgctagggaagagattgaagtccaggatctcCACGGTGGCATTCTCTgagatgctcccagttccacacgcagggccaggtaggcagaaCTGCAGCGTCTCAGTGTGTGGCTGAGATgatggtgtggggaggagggggttagatttattaggaactggggaaacttttgggaaaggaggagcctatccaggaaggatgggctccacctaagccaaaatggaaccagattgctggcgcCTAACGTTAAAAAGGtcgcagagcagtttttaaagtaAGCACTGGGGGAAGCcaacaggtgcggaggagcacgtggttcagacagagacatcccttagcgGAGGATCGATTCATGGAGATTCTCTGTGTCCTAgtgaggaggagaggatggaagatgatcaaatacaggcagggtctgatgagaaacagtcaaaggAAAAAAGCCCCATTCAATTACGTCGTGtgatggcagacagctaaaaagtgacattttttaaaatgcttctaTACCCACGCTGGGAGTCTAAATAACAGGCTGGGTGAACTCGAgagcctcgtgttaaaggaggctGTTGATACaagaggcatcacagaaacctgctGGAATGAGGATCAGGAGCCCTGGCAGCCGTTTTGGCGCCTGAGGCGGTGGACGGTCCCACCCCCGAAATACCAACGACAACCGGATGTTCGGCCCCCATGGTCGCCGCCCCCCAAACGTCAGTGCCCtcggcgaccgcctaggtcacctaatgggttgcacccgCCCTGATGAGGATAATCACTGGGATTCTGtgataccagggtacaaaatggATCCGAAGGACAGACCGGGTGGTGCTGGATGGGGAGCGGCACTATCGGCAAAAGAAAGCGTAGAAGCAAATGAAGTCagaatcttaaatgaaccaaactgcaCCACATAACCACTGTGGATAGTGTCAAagtcagactcaggactcacaatttgtcagcccgctctgttttattagcacagcgctctgctaacaCACCCAGACAATGGGAGCACCATGCAGGACCCACCCTACCTTATTTTATACAGATAAGAAGGGCGCGAACTTAACAAgaggacaaaggaagcagaacTGAGAGGTTTACCTGAGGCCGGACGTACATCGTTaatttccttactaacttttaCCAATCTCCGGCTAATGTTccaccattagcttaagtggaGTCATTTATgccttaatgtttcttttcctgacacctgCAGTTCAACAGTTCTTAtgtctgcttaaaggtacatccAGCGTTTCTTTAATCCAGTCCTTTTTCCAGTagaattcattctactttcacaatagtaatcccatgctctaataataatatAGTGGTAGGGATCTATTACCGACCACCTGGCCAGGATGGTGACAgcgattgtgaaatgctcaggggaTTAGAGAGGctgttaacatttaaaaaaaccctcaataataatgggggatttcaactgtcCCCATATTgcctgggtacatgtcacctcggGACGGGATGCTGAgatagtttcttgacaccttaaatgaagAGGTCgcggagcagctggtcctggaacccccaaggggagaggcaattcttgatttagtcctgagtggagcacaggatccgGTCCAAGAGGCGAATATAGCTGGACCGtatggtaatagtgaccataatataatataatGCAACATCCCTGTGGTAGGGGGAACTCCCCAGCAGCCCACCATGGTAGCGTTTAATCTCAGACAGGGGAACAACGCAAACCCGAGGacgttagtgaaacagaaatgaaaaggttCAGCGGCAAacgtgaaatccctgcaagctgcgtgggcgctttttaaagacgcCATGATAGAGGCTCGACTTAAAGGTATCTGATCAAATGAAAACACATAGTCAGAGAACCAGAAAAGTGCCCCCGTGGCTAAACACCAAAGAAAAGAAGCTTTGAGAGGCAAAAGGCCTCCTCTAAAAAgcggaagttaaatcctagtgaggaaaataggaaggagcataaactctggcaagtggagtgtaaaaatataatttgaaaggccaaaaaagaatgtgaagaacagCTGGCGAAAGActggaaagttacagcaaaaaTTACAGccgaagcaggaagctgctaaacaaccagtggggccactggacgacgGAGATGCTAAagcagcactcaaggacgataaggccgtTGCGGAGAAActcaatgaattctttgcatccgtCCTCACggctgagggtgggagggagattcccaaacctgggcCGTTCTTtctgggtgacagatctgaggaactgtcccagattgaggtgtcagtagaggaggtttgggaacaaattgataaactaaacggtaataagtcaccaggaacagatggtatcacccaagtgCTCTCTGGGGACTCAAATGTGAGATTGCAGAACTACCAACTGGTCTGTAACCTAGCACTGAAATCAGCTTGTGATAGCGACTGTGACTCCAGTTTTTACAAACGGCTCCGGAGGTGACGCTGGCAGATCCAGGCCGGTGAGCCTGACCTCAGCACCGGGCTCACTGGTGAAACttccctgagatttaatctcaatCGACTCTGCTGCAGTTTGAACCCGTTgccccttgtcctgccctctggggcgagagagaacaacttttctccagcttctctctggcAGCCTTTCAAACGCGatcatgtccccctcccccagctcttttCCACACTACCCCTGCCCGGTTCCCTCAGGCTGTGCCCCTAGGGCTTCcattccatccctctgatcaGCTTCATCCCTCGCCCCTGAATCCTTTCCACTTTCTctgcatcctttctatacattggtgacctgaactggacacagtccCCAGCTGAGCCCTACCCAGCGCCGAGTAGAGCGGTACTGTCACCTCCCGTGACTCGCATGCTCTGCCTCTGTTCATGCAACCTGaaaatgcatttgcttttttgcaacagcatcgcattgctgactcctGTCGAGGTTGTGATCCGCCCCAACTCCCAGCtgcttctcagcagtgctgctgccaagccagttcttCCCCATcctgcatttggtttttcttccctaagtggaGCATCTTCCGTTTGTCCTTGATGAATTTCATTGTGTTGTCtacagcccagttctccaatttctCGAggtccctctgaattttagctccatCCTCCAAAGCGTTGGCAACTCCCCCCAGCTTTCTGTCCTCTGCAGATCTGATCAGTCTGCTCCCTAGTGCTACacccaggtcattgataaagacATTAAACAACACGGGACCCAGCACCGATCCCTGTGGAGCCCCACTTGGGACCTGCCGTCAATCGGCCAGTCCATTCTCCGTCACTCCTTGTTTGCCATTGAACCAATTCTGTATCCACCTAACGGTAGATCCGCCGAGCCCTCTGGCACGGTGACAAGCTACGAACCTCTGGCAGGTCCTGCACTGACACGGCCACCCCCAGGCAGGGCCACGCCCGGCCGAGTTCCAGGAATGGTCTCCCAGCCCCTCGTGAACCATCAGTAGGGAGGCTCCAGCCAGTTCCACCCCTGCCCCCGGCTCCTCGGCCTCGCACCCCAGAACTGTCCGGCCCTGCCCTGGTCACAAGCCCGGCCAATGTAGGCTCACTGGAGAGGACACTGCCCGGCCTTCCGAAACTCAGCTgaacacagcgccccctagtgctgcccagGGGCGTCGGCGCCAGCCCTGAGTGCCGGGGagacccccacctgccccctgcagcacagcgccccctagtgctgcccggGGGCGTCGGCGCCAGCCTTGACTGCCAGGGagacccccacctgccccctgcagcacagcgccgccctggggcatTGGGGCCCGCCCTGTCTCAGGGGagaccccccacctgccccctgcagcacagcgacCCCTAGTGCCGCCCAGGGGCATTGGGGCAGCCCTgagtgccaggggagagcccccaccccgccccctgcagcacggcgccccctagcaccCGGGAAGGTTCCATGGCAGTTGGAGGCGGCTGCAGACAGGCCGGGGCGGACGGGGTCTCTGGGGCCATGGGATGGAGCCGCGATCGGTTCCCCGACCTGAGCCTGCAGCCACGATGGAAACAAGGGTCCCAATGCCGGGAACAGCCAGTGAGTGAGTGAGgccgggaggggagagatctGGGCCCCAAAAACACCCTGAGAGCAGCCAGgcccagacagagagagagggagggagggggtgtgtctggggatagatagagggggtggatggggatggctaGACAGACGGGGTGTAGGGGGCTGGACGGACGGACAGATGTGGTGTTGGatgaggggtgggggatggggacggTGCCAGAAGGGGTCTCCCCGCCCCCGCTCAGCCTCTCGTCTCCCCGCAGGGCTCCCCCGTCCCGTGGCCCGTGGCCCCTGCGCTGTCTGGGCGCTGGCACCACCTGCTGCAGCCTGGCGCTGCTCCTCTGCGCCGTCCTGAGCCCGCGCTGGCTCCTCATCGACTCCGAAGACGACGGGTACCACAGCGGGGTCTGGTGGCTCTGCTCCCGCCCCGTGTGCGCCGGCATCATCACCGAGACGTGTAAGGGACGGGCCTGCCCCcgccttcaccccccccccagctctgccggtgcccccagctctgctggtgcccccctgccccgccttcaccccagctctgccggtgcccctcagtcccgacccgcagccccctgcgcccAGGCCGTgggcttccccagctctgcccctcactcccgacccgcagccccctaccCCCGCCttcgcccccccagctctgccggtgcccctcactcccgacccgcagccccctgcacccaggccctgggctcccccaagctctgctggtgcccctcactcccgacccgcagccccctgcgcccagggcctgggctccccccagctctgctggtgcccctcactcctgacccgcagccccctgcacccagccccccccccactcttctcCCAGCGCggccccccccagctgtgctgatGGTTCCGTTGAGCCCGCCGGATTCCTGGTTCCCCGCAGCTTCCTTTAAGGCGATCCGGGCCCTGCTGCTGTTTGCGCTGCTGGCCTCGTGTGTGGCCGTGGCGTCGCTACTCGTCTCCGTCAGACCCTTCGCCCGATGGCGGGGCGCTCACTTCCTGCTCTCGGCCACGGCCAATTTCATCGCAGGTAAAATAAtcacctcccttccctcccccgtgCCCCACGGGGCACACGCGCCCCAGGCAGCCGCCAGCCCCGGCTACCTGGCaccaagatgcagccacctctggggcggggcagttGAGGAACAGCCGCACATAACGATGCACAGGGACAGGTCGCCccgtgctgagatgcagccacctctggggcggggcagctgagGAACAGCCGCACATAACGGTGCACAGGGACAGCTCatccggtgctgagatgcagccacctctggggcggggcagctggggaacagccgcaTAGGCTGTGCATTGCCCCCTGGTGGCTGGTTACGGGTGGAGCAAGGAGCCAATGGGAAACGCCCCCTAGTGGCCCCAGCTATGGGAGCAGTTTACCTGTAGATCCCATCACAGgtgcatggcggggggggggggggggctggctccattctgggggtgtctggtctCCCCAGGGCTGCTGGTGCTGATCAGCGTTGTGATCTTCACGGCCCATGTGATGCTGGACTCCGTCAACCCGCAGGCCAGGGCCTCCTTCCAATGGGCCTTTTTCCTCGCCTGGACCCTCTGCCCCCTCTTCGTCCTCAGCGGTGAGAcctccacccccccgccccgctcctcctctgccccccagggctctgccccgGCCAGGCCGGAACCTGGAGCCGCCCGGGGAGCCCCGGACCCCCAAGAGCTGCCCCAGcccgtgtccctgccccccagggtgcGCCGCTGCCCACGGGACCCAGAGGCGGGGGCTCCGGTCtgggcttctgccccctccccggggcctgcagcagggctgcccagaggattccgggggcccggggtcttcggcggcggggggcccttccgttccgggacccgccgccgaagtgccccaaagacccgcggcgggccccctccccccgccgccgaattaccgcggcGGACCcaccgccgacgtgcagcccggttcggcggtaattcagcagcggggcCCCACCACGGtctcggggcacttcggcggcgggtcccggaacggaagggccccccgccgccgaattaccgccgaagaccaggctgcacgtcggcggtgggtcccgcttcggcagtaactCGCCAGTGGgcggtccttccgccccggagtggaaggaccccctgccggcgaagaccgggagcgtaagaagctcctgggcctggccccgcaagagttttccgggccccccagagcgagtgaaggaccccgctccaggggccccgaaaaactctcgtgggggctcctgtggggcccggggcctggggaaaattgcccctcttgccccccctctgggcggccctggcctgcAGACGCgctctgcggggagccccgggacGGTGCCAGGGAGTGCCCCCAGGTGCAGCCCCTGCGGCTACTGGCCCAGCCTACGCGGGCGCCACCCTCTGCCCGGGCTCACTCAGAGCCTGTGCCTGGGTCCCTCCGCTGCCAGGCTGCGCCCCTGGGTCCCTCCGCTGCCAGGCTGCGCCCCTGGGTCCCTCCGCTGCCAGGCTGCGCCCCTGGGTCTCACCGCTGCCAGGCTGCGCCCCTGGGTCCCTCCGCTGCCAGGCTGCACCCCTGGGTCCCTCCGCTGTCAGGCTGCGCCCCTGGGTCCCTCCGCTGCCAGGCTGTGCCCCTGGGTCTCACCGCT
Proteins encoded in this window:
- the LOC120390567 gene encoding transmembrane protein 47-like, whose product is MEPRSVPRPEPAATMETRVPMPGTASEAPPSRGPWPLRCLGAGTTCCSLALLLCAVLSPRWLLIDSEDDGYHSGVWWLCSRPVCAGIITETSSFKAIRALLLFALLASCVAVASLLVSVRPFARWRGAHFLLSATANFIAGLLVLISVVIFTAHVMLDSVNPQARASFQWAFFLAWTLCPLFVLSGILALFVHSSCPGPSPRVGPWGQPSQDLEETPAPGGLEGGPGAEPLPLGQDAARALGRALWRVCDGAIV